From Methylocystis sp. ATCC 49242, one genomic window encodes:
- a CDS encoding Crp/Fnr family transcriptional regulator — protein MSVFDGIPFFAGLDPTRAETFARQCVRKRYSEEELVLDFDDHSTDVYFIVSGDVRVLIRTAAGKEMIFGDFGPGKFFGEMAAIDGAKRSANVTALTNAELLLVPPAVFREIVLHEPEICDRLLRILTSRVRELNTRLFERSVLDLRHRLYAELLRMSAPRKGHDGQSIVSPPPFQHDLAARIGCRREQVSRELTAMIDEGLAEKIRGGLVLLRPSVLEKRVQDAMNDAD, from the coding sequence GTGTCCGTTTTCGACGGGATACCGTTTTTTGCCGGCCTCGATCCGACGCGGGCCGAGACTTTCGCGCGTCAGTGCGTGCGCAAGCGATATTCGGAAGAGGAACTCGTTCTCGATTTCGACGATCACTCCACGGACGTCTATTTCATCGTCAGCGGCGACGTGCGCGTCCTGATCCGCACCGCCGCCGGCAAGGAGATGATCTTCGGCGATTTCGGTCCCGGAAAATTCTTCGGCGAAATGGCCGCGATCGACGGCGCCAAGCGTTCGGCGAACGTCACGGCGCTAACCAACGCCGAGCTTCTGCTCGTGCCGCCGGCCGTGTTCCGCGAAATCGTGCTGCACGAGCCGGAGATTTGCGATCGCCTGTTGCGCATCCTCACATCGCGCGTGCGCGAACTCAACACGCGGCTCTTCGAGCGCTCCGTGCTCGATCTGCGTCATCGCCTTTATGCGGAGCTCTTGCGCATGTCGGCGCCGCGCAAGGGGCATGACGGCCAGTCCATCGTCTCGCCGCCGCCGTTCCAGCACGATCTCGCGGCGCGCATCGGCTGCCGTCGCGAGCAGGTGAGCCGTGAACTCACCGCCATGATCGACGAGGGGCTTGCGGAAAAAATCCGTGGCGGCCTCGTGCTGCTTCGTCCCTCCGTGCTGGAAAAGCGCGTGCAGGACGCGATGAACGACGCCGATTGA
- a CDS encoding tetratricopeptide repeat protein encodes MISVSKTVTTFLGAICVAVALGSPAQAQDARVEQERLAAHIQRNPTDYESTYRYVTISTELRDYEAAVGALERLLMFNPNLSRAEKELGFLYARLGAYGLSAQHLRTALAAGGLDPSQAAQIEAQLPDIEKRTETSRLSVRMHFGLRAQSNANYFPANNLFQVGGVGLASPGARKGDLNAFQLVQAAHDYDFENQRGDRLETRVTAYATEQFRLPQYSVALFGGSIGPRFFVPQDFVHAFSIRPYLTGAVSMLGSNNYLNTGGAGLSFRAEFSPDASVDPGFEWRSLWVDPGRGIFGPPPYSTLSTLATGDVVTGYVGGTYRIWENVRLDGRVAYSRANAGYAAQSSDQVDVQAMLRLEVDPPHPMIARRWTIAPYARFTHLAFDMANPLVNPFVARRDAAWIYGMMLDAPVTDTFGFAGNLEFARNDSNIPNFKTQNVSVSFGPTAKF; translated from the coding sequence TTGATTTCCGTCTCGAAGACCGTAACGACTTTTTTGGGCGCGATCTGCGTCGCTGTCGCGCTCGGGTCCCCGGCGCAGGCGCAGGACGCCCGGGTCGAGCAGGAGCGGCTCGCCGCTCATATCCAGCGCAATCCCACCGATTACGAGTCAACCTATCGTTATGTGACGATCTCGACCGAATTACGCGACTATGAAGCCGCGGTCGGCGCGCTCGAGCGCTTGCTGATGTTCAATCCGAATCTGTCGCGCGCTGAAAAGGAGCTTGGTTTTCTTTATGCGCGGCTCGGCGCCTACGGGCTGTCGGCCCAGCATTTGCGCACGGCGCTCGCGGCCGGCGGTCTCGATCCCTCGCAGGCCGCGCAGATCGAGGCGCAACTGCCCGACATCGAGAAACGCACCGAGACCAGCCGCCTCAGCGTGCGCATGCATTTTGGCCTGCGGGCGCAATCCAACGCCAATTATTTTCCGGCGAACAATCTGTTCCAGGTGGGCGGCGTCGGGCTCGCCTCGCCGGGCGCGCGCAAGGGCGATCTCAACGCCTTCCAGCTCGTGCAGGCGGCGCATGACTATGATTTCGAGAATCAGCGCGGCGACCGGCTGGAGACGCGCGTAACGGCCTATGCGACCGAGCAGTTCCGTCTGCCGCAATACAGCGTCGCCTTGTTCGGCGGTTCGATCGGCCCGCGTTTCTTCGTGCCGCAGGACTTTGTCCACGCCTTCTCGATCCGTCCCTATCTGACGGGCGCGGTGTCGATGCTGGGGTCGAACAATTATCTCAACACGGGCGGCGCCGGTCTGAGCTTCCGTGCGGAATTCAGTCCGGACGCGTCGGTCGATCCGGGCTTCGAATGGCGTTCCCTGTGGGTCGATCCCGGTCGCGGGATATTCGGTCCGCCGCCTTACAGCACGCTCTCGACTCTGGCGACGGGCGACGTCGTCACCGGCTATGTCGGCGGCACATACCGCATCTGGGAGAATGTGCGGCTCGACGGCCGCGTCGCCTATTCGCGCGCCAATGCGGGATATGCGGCGCAGAGTTCCGATCAGGTGGACGTGCAGGCTATGCTGCGTCTTGAGGTAGACCCGCCGCATCCGATGATCGCGCGGCGCTGGACGATCGCGCCCTATGCGCGTTTCACCCATCTTGCTTTCGACATGGCCAATCCGCTGGTCAATCCCTTCGTCGCGCGGCGCGACGCTGCGTGGATTTACGGCATGATGCTCGACGCGCCGGTGACCGACACATTCGGCTTCGCCGGCAATCTCGAATTTGCGCGCAACGACTCGAACATTCCGAATTTCAAGACGCAGAACGTGTCCGTGTCCTTCGGACCGACCGCGAAATTCTGA
- a CDS encoding FecR domain-containing protein, with protein sequence MTKISAFALASIIGLAAFPAAAEKVGNVGAVNVSAHGTPPGSGKHPLSVGLGVEKRERIDTSADGSAQIVFNDTSTMTVGRNSSVVIDDFVYHVGGGSQGVSMAKGVMRFVGGGVSHGSGASVKTPTASIGVRGGAAMVRVGGECGTLVVHQYGKIDVTGGGNTQTLMRSGYGVCAPSGGPVSEPFRVPPETIAAMTAQMASRGGQHGGAKTIPNNEEANLSLGNDRPPSINPPPGLDALNPFWAGGALVQSQANAVNQPAPPVVEEHHEGGDPPYDGWGGYP encoded by the coding sequence ATGACGAAAATCTCCGCTTTCGCGCTCGCCTCGATCATCGGCCTCGCCGCCTTCCCGGCAGCAGCGGAAAAAGTCGGCAATGTCGGCGCGGTAAATGTCTCCGCGCATGGCACGCCGCCCGGCTCCGGCAAGCATCCGCTCTCGGTCGGCCTCGGCGTCGAGAAGCGCGAGCGCATCGACACCTCGGCCGACGGCAGCGCGCAGATCGTCTTCAACGACACGTCGACAATGACGGTGGGGCGCAACAGCTCCGTGGTGATCGATGATTTCGTTTATCACGTCGGCGGCGGCAGTCAGGGCGTGTCGATGGCGAAAGGCGTGATGCGCTTCGTCGGCGGCGGCGTCAGCCACGGGTCCGGCGCCAGCGTGAAGACGCCTACGGCCTCGATCGGCGTGCGCGGCGGCGCCGCGATGGTGCGGGTCGGCGGCGAATGCGGCACGCTGGTCGTGCATCAATATGGCAAGATCGACGTCACCGGCGGCGGCAATACGCAGACATTGATGCGTTCGGGCTATGGCGTCTGTGCGCCGAGCGGCGGCCCTGTGTCGGAGCCGTTCCGCGTGCCGCCGGAGACCATTGCGGCCATGACCGCGCAGATGGCGAGCCGGGGCGGGCAGCACGGCGGGGCGAAGACCATTCCGAATAATGAGGAGGCGAATCTCTCCCTCGGCAACGATCGTCCGCCGAGCATAAATCCGCCGCCGGGGCTCGACGCGCTCAACCCGTTCTGGGCGGGCGGGGCTCTGGTCCAGAGCCAGGCGAACGCCGTCAACCAGCCAGCGCCGCCGGTGGTCGAAGAACACCATGAGGGCGGCGATCCGCCTTACGATGGTTGGGGCGGTTATCCCTGA
- a CDS encoding CHASE2 domain-containing protein produces the protein MLKRRQVYLVALVVAAAVTLPWGFLQPRALDDLRNLVFDSFQRLSPRVYDPETPARVVGVDEESLKAYGQWPWSRTRIAELVDRLREMGAAAIAFDFIFAEPDRLSARRIADALPDPKLRAEVSKLLAKTPEGDALLAAALGKAPAVLGVTLADVGGAKQFEPKAGFVTAGDDPAPFLVSFTGVVTPLPQLAKAAQGLGATNWLADRDQVVRRVPLLTRVGDSIAPSLAVEALRVAQGEQTIVIRSSNASGETAYGKETGVNAIKIGAFQIATGPAADVRPRYSPSNPARDISAKAVLERRVPRSEIEGRIVFVGALAVGLGDVRATPLEAVAPGVDVHAQIVESLTTGALLSRPDWAPGLEFVAAAVAFLLTMGLLFIAPPLVSAPFAPLAVAGLFGGAFYLFERQGLLLDPAYPSLVVIGGYLIGAVTLWRAETLARRQVRRAFGKFVAPAVVDRIAEHPERLVLGGETRELTVLFSDLRNFSGISEGMSARELTQFMNDYLTPMTDAILECEGTVDKYMGDAILAFWNAPLDIVDHPRKAVRAALMMREALANLNEARAQAARADGRPHRVAAFGVGLHLGPCSVGNMGSIRRFDYSILGDTVNLTSRLEGASKAFGTDVIASAAIRDAAPDMAWLDLGRIVVVGKTEPTHVFALAGGPDTAESELYVRWRTSHDAMRDDCESGRFAEAAARASTLAQTLPSPWPALYVALEQRYSMLARAGLQEAWSPVWNLESK, from the coding sequence ATGCTGAAACGGCGGCAGGTCTATCTCGTCGCGCTCGTCGTCGCGGCCGCCGTCACCCTGCCATGGGGTTTCCTGCAGCCTCGCGCGCTGGACGATCTGCGCAATCTGGTCTTCGACTCCTTCCAGCGCCTTTCGCCGCGCGTCTATGATCCCGAGACGCCGGCCCGCGTCGTCGGCGTCGATGAGGAAAGCCTCAAGGCGTATGGTCAGTGGCCCTGGTCCCGGACGCGCATCGCCGAGCTTGTCGATCGGCTGCGCGAGATGGGCGCCGCGGCCATCGCCTTCGATTTCATCTTTGCCGAGCCGGATCGCCTGAGCGCCCGCCGGATCGCGGATGCGCTGCCCGACCCGAAACTGCGCGCGGAAGTCTCGAAGCTCCTCGCCAAGACGCCGGAGGGCGACGCGCTCCTTGCGGCCGCGCTCGGCAAGGCGCCTGCCGTACTCGGCGTTACGCTCGCGGACGTCGGCGGCGCCAAGCAATTCGAGCCGAAGGCCGGCTTCGTGACCGCAGGCGACGATCCTGCGCCGTTCCTCGTCTCCTTTACGGGCGTCGTCACGCCGCTGCCCCAACTGGCGAAAGCCGCGCAGGGCCTTGGCGCGACCAACTGGCTCGCCGACCGCGATCAGGTCGTGCGCCGCGTGCCGCTGCTGACGCGCGTGGGCGATTCCATCGCGCCGTCGCTGGCGGTGGAGGCGCTTCGCGTCGCGCAAGGCGAGCAGACGATCGTCATCCGTTCATCCAACGCCAGCGGCGAGACCGCCTATGGCAAGGAAACGGGCGTCAACGCGATCAAGATCGGCGCCTTCCAGATCGCGACCGGGCCAGCCGCGGACGTGCGGCCGCGCTATTCGCCCAGCAATCCGGCCCGAGACATTTCCGCCAAAGCGGTGCTGGAGCGGCGCGTCCCGCGCAGCGAGATCGAGGGACGGATCGTCTTCGTCGGCGCGCTGGCGGTGGGGCTGGGCGATGTGCGCGCAACGCCGCTGGAGGCGGTCGCGCCCGGCGTCGACGTGCACGCGCAGATCGTCGAGTCGCTGACGACGGGCGCGCTGTTGTCGCGGCCGGACTGGGCGCCGGGGCTCGAATTCGTCGCCGCCGCCGTCGCTTTCCTGCTGACGATGGGCCTGCTGTTCATCGCGCCGCCCCTTGTCTCGGCGCCTTTCGCGCCGCTCGCCGTCGCGGGACTTTTCGGCGGCGCCTTCTATTTATTCGAGCGGCAGGGACTGCTGCTCGACCCCGCCTATCCGAGCCTCGTCGTGATCGGCGGCTATCTGATCGGCGCCGTGACTTTGTGGCGCGCGGAGACTCTCGCCCGCCGGCAGGTGCGGCGCGCTTTCGGCAAGTTTGTCGCGCCGGCGGTCGTGGACCGCATCGCGGAGCATCCCGAGCGTCTGGTTCTCGGCGGCGAAACGCGCGAACTAACCGTGCTTTTCTCGGACCTGCGCAATTTTTCCGGCATTTCCGAAGGCATGAGCGCGCGCGAGCTCACGCAGTTCATGAACGATTACCTGACGCCGATGACCGACGCGATCCTCGAATGCGAGGGCACGGTCGACAAATATATGGGCGACGCCATTCTCGCCTTCTGGAACGCGCCGCTCGACATCGTCGATCATCCGCGCAAGGCCGTTCGCGCGGCGCTGATGATGCGCGAGGCGCTGGCGAATCTGAATGAAGCTCGCGCGCAGGCCGCGCGGGCGGACGGGCGCCCGCACCGCGTCGCCGCCTTCGGGGTCGGCCTGCATCTCGGCCCCTGCAGCGTCGGCAACATGGGCTCGATTCGCCGCTTCGACTATTCGATTCTCGGCGACACGGTGAACCTTACATCGCGTCTGGAAGGCGCCAGCAAGGCTTTCGGGACCGACGTCATCGCCTCCGCCGCGATCCGCGACGCGGCGCCGGACATGGCCTGGCTCGATCTGGGCCGCATCGTCGTCGTCGGCAAGACCGAGCCGACCCATGTCTTCGCGCTTGCCGGCGGTCCCGACACAGCTGAGTCGGAGCTGTATGTGCGCTGGCGCACATCGCATGACGCCATGCGCGACGATTGTGAATCCGGGCGATTTGCTGAAGCCGCAGCGCGAGCCTCCACACTGGCGCAGACGCTTCCCAGCCCCTGGCCTGCGCTCTATGTGGCCCTGGAACAACGATATTCCATGCTGGCGCGCGCAGGGTTGCAAGAGGCGTGGTCTCCCGTATGGAATTTGGAAAGTAAGTGA
- a CDS encoding polysaccharide deacetylase — MIPQLTPIARCTQVAGLRAHEIMLGVSPGAEHERILAMYRRVYEPASAQLRIVADIRDALDAGEAARAADLLIVLRRLLASEPVSSAKTPPMRRRGRPVRFRLAWPVAGVREAEGPAGGKGQGQISGKILAWRMRSGENLSSESVV, encoded by the coding sequence ATGATCCCTCAACTGACGCCAATCGCGCGTTGCACGCAGGTCGCCGGGCTCCGCGCCCATGAGATCATGCTGGGCGTTAGCCCCGGCGCTGAACATGAGCGGATTCTGGCGATGTATCGCCGCGTTTACGAGCCCGCTTCAGCTCAGCTGCGCATTGTCGCGGATATTCGCGATGCGCTGGACGCAGGCGAGGCGGCGCGCGCGGCGGACCTGCTGATCGTCCTGCGTCGACTGCTTGCAAGCGAACCCGTCAGCAGCGCAAAAACGCCGCCGATGCGTCGGCGCGGCCGGCCAGTGCGGTTCCGGCTGGCGTGGCCGGTTGCGGGCGTACGAGAAGCCGAAGGGCCGGCCGGCGGCAAGGGGCAAGGCCAGATCTCCGGGAAAATTCTTGCCTGGCGAATGCGATCCGGCGAAAATCTCTCGTCAGAATCTGTGGTTTAG
- a CDS encoding endonuclease/exonuclease/phosphatase family protein, translated as MNEMRLATFNLENLDWAPGRPEAFARRRAALLPLLDDIDADILCLQEIDAQKTSKHGPRAYLALDRLFDGTRYAGFHRFTSLRPGADTPADVHNLAILSRWPIRIRRQIHHEIVPPWPWPPPRDGDVTPPPIAIGWDRPMLYAAVELPDGRLLHVVNLHLRAPRPVPVPTARGEGSSRALIEGQFVAALKREGQALEARLFAETIFDAEPDALLAICGDFNADEHDAPTRLLRGGRDEGEDAPRALLALEERVAPASRYTVIHAGRPTLIDHILASHALAAMWRSTAILNAGLQDEFYAKDPIDGSLHAPVMAMFEISG; from the coding sequence ATGAACGAAATGCGGCTCGCGACTTTCAACCTTGAAAATCTCGACTGGGCGCCCGGTCGGCCAGAGGCATTCGCGCGGCGGCGCGCGGCGCTGCTGCCGCTGCTTGACGATATAGACGCCGACATTCTCTGCCTTCAGGAGATCGACGCGCAGAAAACCTCCAAGCACGGTCCACGCGCCTATCTCGCGCTCGACCGACTGTTCGACGGCACGCGATACGCTGGTTTCCACCGTTTCACGAGCCTGCGGCCGGGCGCCGACACGCCCGCCGACGTGCACAACCTCGCTATCCTCAGCCGCTGGCCGATCCGTATACGGCGCCAGATCCACCATGAAATCGTCCCGCCATGGCCATGGCCGCCGCCCCGCGACGGCGACGTTACGCCCCCGCCGATCGCCATCGGCTGGGACCGGCCGATGCTCTATGCCGCGGTCGAGCTTCCCGACGGTCGATTGTTGCATGTCGTCAATCTGCACCTGCGCGCGCCGCGCCCCGTTCCCGTGCCCACCGCGCGGGGCGAGGGCTCCAGCCGCGCGTTGATCGAAGGCCAGTTCGTCGCCGCGCTGAAGCGCGAGGGTCAGGCGCTGGAAGCGCGGCTTTTCGCGGAGACGATCTTCGACGCCGAACCGGATGCGCTTCTCGCCATTTGCGGCGACTTCAACGCCGACGAGCATGACGCGCCGACGCGCCTGCTGCGCGGAGGCCGGGACGAGGGCGAAGACGCGCCGCGCGCGCTTCTGGCGCTGGAGGAGCGCGTCGCCCCCGCGAGCCGCTATACGGTGATCCACGCCGGGCGGCCGACGCTCATCGACCATATTCTCGCCTCCCACGCGCTGGCGGCGATGTGGCGGTCGACGGCGATCCTGAACGCCGGTTTGCAGGACGAGTTCTATGCAAAGGACCCGATCGACGGCTCGTTGCATGCGCCGGTCATGGCGATGTTCGAAATTTCCGGATAG
- a CDS encoding bifunctional UDP-sugar hydrolase/5'-nucleotidase: MVTFLRLLALLLLLIAALPAAAAPRVVNVTLLVFSDIYEIAEKNGRGGFARVAGALAAERARAKNVIVAHAGDTLSPSLMSSLDKGAHIVDLLNRMKLDVFTPGNHEFDFGEAVFRTRMAEATFPIVASNLRDGFGKQLLGFADNRIFDMGGVKIGVFGLTDEESAKRSNTGALRFAPIIDTARMEAERLRDEGADIIVAVTHSDWKDDLRLAKLGVIDIVLSGHDHNLLVAYDGRSAIAETQADGVNIVAVDLAIRVDDGEKRKVAWTPKFRIIDTADVTPDAAVAARVAQYQSKISKELDAVIGETRTPLDSRKASVRGHETAIGNLITDAMRAATGADVALLNGGAIRGNRTYDAGEKLTRKDVMTELPFDDTLVTLELSGADLRAALENAVWMLGRDDGRFGQISGARIVAKSGAVPGSRLVSVEIGGKPLDDARVYKVAVTNFLARGKDGYDMLTRGKPLVNDLEGPQLATVVIDAIRKAGAVAPAVDRRITLQ, translated from the coding sequence ATGGTGACTTTTCTCAGGCTTCTCGCCCTCCTCCTTCTTCTTATCGCCGCCCTCCCCGCCGCGGCCGCCCCGCGCGTCGTAAATGTCACGTTGCTCGTCTTCAGCGACATCTACGAAATCGCCGAGAAGAACGGGCGCGGCGGGTTTGCGCGGGTGGCGGGCGCGCTCGCCGCCGAGCGCGCGAGGGCGAAGAACGTCATCGTCGCCCATGCCGGCGACACGCTCTCGCCCTCTCTTATGTCGAGCCTCGACAAGGGCGCGCATATCGTCGACCTGCTGAACCGCATGAAGCTCGACGTGTTCACGCCCGGCAATCACGAATTCGATTTCGGCGAAGCGGTGTTTCGCACCCGCATGGCGGAGGCGACTTTTCCGATTGTGGCCTCGAACCTGCGCGATGGATTCGGCAAGCAATTGCTTGGTTTCGCCGACAACAGGATTTTCGACATGGGCGGCGTCAAGATCGGCGTCTTCGGCCTCACCGACGAAGAGTCCGCCAAGCGCTCCAACACCGGCGCTCTGCGCTTCGCGCCAATCATCGACACGGCGCGCATGGAAGCGGAGCGGTTGCGCGACGAAGGCGCCGATATCATTGTCGCCGTCACCCATTCCGACTGGAAGGACGACCTGCGGCTTGCAAAACTCGGCGTGATCGACATCGTTCTTTCCGGCCACGACCACAACCTTCTCGTCGCCTATGACGGGCGTTCGGCGATTGCGGAGACCCAGGCCGATGGCGTCAATATCGTCGCCGTCGATCTTGCGATCCGGGTAGACGACGGCGAAAAGCGCAAGGTCGCCTGGACGCCGAAGTTCCGCATCATCGACACCGCCGACGTGACGCCCGACGCCGCCGTCGCGGCGCGCGTCGCGCAATATCAGTCGAAAATCAGCAAGGAGCTCGATGCGGTCATCGGCGAGACCCGGACGCCGCTCGACAGCCGCAAGGCGAGCGTGCGCGGGCATGAGACGGCAATCGGCAATTTGATCACCGACGCCATGCGCGCCGCGACGGGCGCCGATGTCGCGCTGCTCAACGGCGGCGCCATTCGCGGCAATCGCACTTACGACGCCGGCGAGAAGCTCACGCGCAAGGATGTGATGACCGAACTGCCCTTCGACGACACGCTGGTCACGCTCGAATTGAGCGGCGCCGATTTGCGCGCCGCGCTGGAAAATGCGGTCTGGATGCTCGGTCGCGACGACGGCCGCTTCGGCCAGATCTCCGGTGCGCGCATCGTTGCGAAGAGCGGCGCCGTTCCGGGATCGCGGCTCGTCTCGGTCGAGATCGGCGGCAAGCCGCTCGACGACGCGCGGGTCTACAAGGTGGCTGTCACGAATTTCCTCGCGCGCGGCAAGGATGGCTATGACATGCTGACGCGCGGCAAGCCGCTGGTGAATGATCTCGAGGGGCCGCAGCTCGCGACGGTCGTGATCGACGCGATACGAAAGGCCGGCGCCGTCGCGCCCGCCGTCGACCGCCGCATCACGCTACAATGA
- a CDS encoding pentapeptide repeat-containing protein, with product MATSIHGEELEKLTSHTHVKDNPKPFTGDEIDKFRGDFAKRAGRQDIQLPMPYKDPINFFNCRFDRPILFSRFIFPVTVHFFGSKFAGPAYFDSALFLLHVMFDHVRFGAYASFSRTAFSQGAGFDNAHFARDAFFGNSKFDGDAFFQGVQFCGNASFVKTAFLNKASFDHADYLKGAQFNEAIFSSETVFENTSFGSDADFQNAEFLSATKFGGANFKGRVKFNGTAFKLDTSFIRSKFQQSVPDFRDAKLREATELHGAKWPSPPKNHEDAQQQIYAYERLKAEMERLKKHEDEQFFFAKELRARRALLWFRMRDKKRRFGERVNDGVAWFMNSAYDSLGSYGLSVVRPIFWLVSLFSVGFVILASTNSLDDGPMEPSDAAALSVTNLISLLPYKPDKLITDHLTPAAKIIGNIQSVLGLILLFLLGLALRNRFRMK from the coding sequence ATGGCTACATCCATTCACGGCGAAGAATTGGAAAAGCTAACATCACATACTCACGTAAAGGACAACCCTAAACCCTTTACAGGCGATGAAATCGATAAATTTCGTGGAGATTTCGCAAAACGCGCTGGGCGACAAGATATCCAACTTCCGATGCCATATAAAGACCCTATTAATTTCTTCAATTGTCGTTTTGATAGACCAATTTTATTTTCTCGGTTCATTTTCCCGGTGACCGTACATTTTTTTGGATCTAAATTTGCAGGGCCCGCGTATTTTGATTCTGCATTATTCCTTCTCCACGTCATGTTCGACCATGTTCGCTTCGGCGCGTACGCATCATTTAGTAGGACAGCGTTTAGCCAGGGCGCCGGTTTCGATAATGCACACTTTGCCCGCGATGCATTTTTTGGAAATTCAAAATTTGATGGCGACGCATTTTTCCAGGGTGTGCAATTTTGTGGCAATGCTTCATTCGTTAAGACCGCGTTCCTGAATAAGGCATCGTTCGATCACGCTGATTACTTAAAAGGTGCGCAGTTTAACGAGGCAATTTTCTCTTCCGAGACGGTCTTTGAGAATACGAGTTTTGGTTCCGATGCCGACTTCCAAAACGCCGAGTTTCTGAGCGCAACCAAATTTGGCGGCGCAAATTTTAAGGGAAGGGTAAAATTCAACGGGACTGCCTTCAAACTTGACACGAGCTTCATTCGCTCAAAGTTTCAACAGTCTGTCCCTGATTTCCGCGACGCTAAATTGCGCGAGGCGACAGAATTGCATGGCGCTAAGTGGCCATCGCCTCCAAAAAATCATGAAGACGCCCAGCAACAAATCTATGCCTACGAACGCCTCAAAGCCGAGATGGAGCGGCTCAAAAAGCACGAGGATGAGCAATTCTTCTTCGCCAAGGAACTGCGTGCGCGGCGAGCCTTGTTATGGTTTCGTATGCGCGACAAAAAGCGACGCTTCGGCGAGCGAGTCAACGACGGCGTCGCTTGGTTTATGAACAGCGCATATGATTCTCTCGGCAGTTACGGCCTCAGCGTTGTCAGACCAATTTTTTGGCTCGTTTCGCTTTTCTCCGTCGGCTTCGTCATTCTGGCGTCTACCAACTCACTCGATGACGGCCCGATGGAGCCTTCGGACGCGGCGGCGTTAAGTGTAACTAACCTTATTTCCTTGCTTCCCTACAAGCCGGACAAGCTCATCACCGATCACCTCACCCCCGCCGCCAAGATCATCGGCAACATCCAATCCGTCCTCGGCCTCATCCTGCTCTTTCTGCTCGGCCTCGCTCTGCGCAATCGCTTCAGGATGAAGTGA